The region GAGCCTCCTCGTCGGCCAGGTGTCCTCGCCCGTGCGCTGGGACAAGACGATGGCCGCCTTCGCCGAGGCCGGCGTCACGGGCATCATCGAGCTCGCGCCGGCCGGCGCGCTCACGGGACTCGCCAAGCGCGGGCTCAAGGGCGTTCCGAGCGTGGCGGTCAAGACCCCCGACGACCTCACAGCAGCATTCGACCTGATTGACGGTAACGCAGCATGAGCACCCCCACCCTGAAGCAGTCCACCGGCGCGCAGTTCACGCGCATCTACAGCTACGGCGCCGCGCGCGGCGACCTCATCGTTCCGAACGAGGAACTCATCGGCCCGATCGACTCGAGCGACGAGTGGATCCAGCAGCGCACCGGAATCGTGACCCGCACCCGCGCCTCCCACGACCTCAGCGCCACCGACCTCGCCACGACGGCCGCCCTCGAGGCCATCGAGAAGTCGGGCGTCGCGCCCGAGCTCATCGACCTCGTGATCATCGCCACGATCAGCAACGTGCGCCAGACCCCGTCCATGGCCGCGGTCGTCGCCGACCGCGTGGGCGCCAACCCGGCCGCCGCCTACGACACCAACGCCGCGTGCGCGGGCTTCAGCTACGCCGTGACGCAGGCGGACGCCCTCATCCGTTCGGGCGCCGGACACTACGCCCTCGTCGTCGGCGCCGAGAAGCTCTCCGACGTCGTCGACCCCACCGACCGGTCGATCTCGTTCCTGCTCGGCGACGGCGCGGGCGCCGTGGTCATCGGCCCGAGCGACACCCCTGGAATCGCGGCTCCCGTCTGGGGATCCGACGGCTCGAAGGCCGACGCCGTGGGCATGAACTCGACGCTCACCCAGTTCCGCGACGGCGAGTCCGAGTGGCCGACGCTGCGCCAGGAGGGCCAGACGGTCTTCCGCTGGGCGGTGTGGGACATGGCCAAGGTCGCCAAGCAAGCCCTCGAGGCCGCGGGCATCACCTCCGCCGACCTCGCCGCCTTCATCCCGCACCAGGCCAACATGCGCATCATCGACGAGTTCGCGAAGCAGCTCGGCCTGCCCGAGCACGTCGTCATCGGCCGCGACATCGCGACCACCGGAAACACCTCGGCCGCCTCGATTCCGCTGGCGACCCACCGGCTGTTGGCGGAGCATCCGGAGCTTTCCGGCGGCCTCGCGCTGCAGATCGGATTCGGCGCCGGCCTCGTATTCGGCGCCCAAGTCATCGTGCTCCCCTAGTGCGGCGCGCCTTCAGCCACGAAACCCTGCTCTAAACTGACTCTCGGTCAAACGACACACCCTTTAGGAGAAAAACCATGGCATTGTCCACCGAAGAAGTTCTCGCCGGCCTCGCCGAGCTCGTCAACGACGAAACCGGTATCGCTACCGACTCGGTCGAACTGGACAAGTCGTTTACCGACGACCTGGACATCGACTCGATTTCGATGATGACGATCGTCGTCAACGCCGAAGAGAAGTTCGACGTCAAGATCCCCGACGAAGAGGTCAAGAACCTCAAGACCGTCGGCGACGCCGTCAGCTTCATCACCGCAGCACAGGGCTAACCGCCTCCCATCCGCGGCTGGCCGGCCGCACCGCGTCCGGCCACGCCCGCGAATGAGCTCGTGAACCCTGGGCTCGTGAACAACATAAGGATGTCGTTGTGACCAAAAAAATCGTCGTCACCGGAATCGGTGCCACCTCCCCCCTCGGCGGAACAGCCCCCGAGTCGTGGGCCGCCCTGCTCGCCGGTGAATCCGGCATCAGCACGATCGAGCACGAGTGGGTCGCCAAGCACGAACTGCCCGTGACCTTCGCCGGCCAGGCCAAGGTCCGCCCCGAAGAAGTTCTCGAGCGCCAGGAAGTCAAGCGCCTCGACCCCTCCAGCCAGTTCGCCCTCATTTCCGCGCGTGAGGCGTGGAAAGACGCGGGGTTGGATGACGCGGACATCGACCCCGACCGCGTGGGAGTCGACTACTCCACCGGTATCGGCGGACTGTGGACACTCCTCGACGCGTGGGACACGCTCAAGGAGAAGGGCCCGCGCCGGGTTCTGCCGATGACCATCCCGATGCTCATGCCGAACGCCGCCTCGGCCGCGATCAGCATGAACCTCGCGGCCCGCGCCTACGCCCGCACCGACGTGTCGGCCTGCGCCTCGAGCACCGAGGCCATCGCCAACGCCTACGACCACCTGCAGAAGGGCTACGCAGACGTGGTGATCGCCGGCGGCACCGAGGCCGTCGTGCACCCGCTGCCGATCGCCGCGTTCGCCGCGATGCAGGCGCTCTCGAAGCGCAACGACGACCCGGCCACGGCTTCCCGCCCCTACGACACCAACCGCGACGGTTTCGTGCTCGGCGAGGGTGCCGGCAGCATCATCCTCGAGACCGAGGAGCACGCTCTCGCCCGCGGCGCCCGCATCTACGCGGAACTCGCCGGCGGCGGCGTGACGAGCGACTCGTACCACATCACCGCTCCCGACCCCGAGGGTGCCGGTGCGGCCCGTGCCGTCTACGCCGCCCTCGAGCAGGCCGGTGCCGGCGTCGACGACGTCATGCACATCAACGCGCACGCCACGTCCACGCCGGTCGGCGACATCGCCGAATACAAGGCGCTGCTGGCCGTGTTCGGCGAGCGGGTGCACGACATCCCCGTCTCGGCGACCAAGGCGGCCACGGGCCACCTGCTCGGCGGCACCGGTGCGCTCGAGGCGATCTTCACCATCCTCGCGCTGCACAACCGCCTCGCTCCCCCGACGATCAACCTCACCGAGCAGGATCCCGCCATCCTGCTCGATGTCGTCACAAGCCCCCGGAAGCTGCCTGCCGGCCCGCTGCTCGCGATCAGCAACTCGTTCGGCTTCGGCGGCCACAACTCGGTCGTCGCGTTCCGCAGCTACGACAACTGACCCGACCGCAGGTCGGGTAGGGTCGCCCCGCGACCGTATCGGAACCCCCGCAACGGGGTTTCGGTACGGGCCGCAGGCGGCCCTGCTCACCCGGCGGTTCGTTAGTTAACCGACCTTGTGCAGCCAGACGACCTGGCTGTCGGAACTCGCGTGCCGGAAGGCCTCCAACTCGTCGTCCCAGGCCTGGCCGAGGGCGAGCCGCAGCTCGCGGTGCAGTTCGAGCGCGTTGGAGCCCGCGATCTCCATCGCGTAGCGCAGGCGGTCCTCGGGGATCACGACGTTGCCCACCGTGTCGGTCTGGGCGAAGAAGATCCCGAGATCGGGGGTGTGCATCCAGCGTCCGCCGTCGCCGCCCGCCGAGGCATCCTCGGTCACTTCGAAGCGCAGGTGCTCCCAGCCGCGCAGGGCGGAGGCGATCTTGGCGCCGGTACCGACCGGGCCCTCCCAGTAGAACTCGGTGCGCTGTGCACCCTTCAGAACAGGCTGGTCGGCCCAGGAGAAGTTGACGGCGCGTTCGAGCGCGCGCCCCGCTGCCCACTCGATGTGAGGGCAGAGAGCACGAGGAGCGGAATGCACAAATAGCACTCCGCGAGCGTGTGGTGCAGTCACGATCTTCTCCGTTCTGTTAGGTGCGACTTCCCCATCGACCTGACTTACGGATGCGCGTGACCACGCGTGTGAAATTGTGGAGGTACTCGTGCATTATGACCTACCAACCTGCCAAACAACAAGCGTGTAACTATTCGCCCTGGCGCTACTTGGCCTGCCCGTAGTTGTCGACGACCGCGGTGGTGATCGGGAAGTCGACCGGGAGGCCTCCGAAGATCAGACGCCCCGCTTCGGATGCCGCGGCGCGCAGTTCGTCGACGACACTGTCTGCCAGCTCGGCGGGGGTGTGCACGATCACTTCGTCGTGCAGGAAGAACACGAGGTGCGGGCGGTCGGCGAACTGCCCGGTGCCGAGCGACCACAGCCGGCCGCGGAGACCCGCCATCCAGCACAGCGCCCACTCGGCGGCCGTGCCCTGCACGATGAAGTTGCGGGTGAACCGGCCCCAGCTGCGCGACTGCGTGCGGGCCGCGCGCTGCAGTGCGTCGGAGGCTCCCTGCACGGACGCCCCCTCCTGGAGTTCTCGCCACGCCTCGCCGGGCGGGGGTGAGCTGCGTCCGAGTCGCGTCGTCACTGTTCCTCCGCGCTCCCCGGTTCGCGCCGCGCCCTCGACCATGGCGATGGCCTGGGGGAAGGCCCGGGTGAGCGCGGGCATCAGGCGACCTCCGTCGCCCGCGGTGGCGCCGTACATCGCGCCCAGCATCGCGACTTTCGCCTCGGCGCGCGTCTTGACCGCCCCGCTCGCGACGATGCCCTCGTAGAGGTCGCCGCGGCCCGCCTCTGCCATCGCGCGGTCGGCACTCAGGGCGGAGAGCACCCGTGGCTCGAGCTGTGCCGCGTCGGCGACGACGAGTTTCCAGCCGGGGTCGGCCACGACCGCGCCGCGCACCTGTTTGGGTAGCTGCAGCGCTCCCCCGCCGCTCGCGCCCCAGCGGCCCGTCGCGGTGCCGCCCGGCACGTAGTCGGGACGGAACCGACCGTCGGCGACCCAGGTATCGAGCCAGTTCCAGCCGTTCGCCGTCTGAAGCCGGGAGAGCTTCTTATACTCCAGAAGCGGGGCGACGACGGGGTGGTTCACCTCTTTGAGCTCCCATGAGCGGGTCGAGGCTACCTGCAGCCCGCCTCGCCTCAGCGCCTTGAGCAGTTCGGCGGGCGAATCGGGGTTGACGTCGTGCGTGCCGAGTATGGCCCGCATCCGTTCGAGAAGTTCTTCGAGTCGCGCGGGCCGCTCCGATCCGCGCGGCCGGTCGCCGAGCAGTTCGGCGAGCAGGCCCTCGTGCACGTCGGCCCGCACGGGCAGGCCCGCCGCTTTGATCTCGCAGGCGATGAGCGCGCCGGCGCTCTCCGCGGCGAGCAGAAGCCCGATGCGGCCGGGCTCTGCCGCACCCGCGACGGCCTCGCGCTGTAGTGCGAATTCGGCGACCGGGTCGGTCGGCGCGTCGGTGGCGGGCTCGACGTCGAAGTCGAAAAGCGCGCCGCTCGCCGGGGCCTTCTCGGCGAGCGGCGTCGCGTTGTCCCACGGGCCGAGCGGCGCGTTGGCGAGCGCCGACGCCGCGGTGAGCGTCGATGCCCGGAGGATCTGGTGCGACAGCCTCAGGTCGACGCAACGCTCGACCCGGACTCCGGCGGCGAGCAGCGCGGGATACCAGCGGGTGGAATCGTCCCAGACCCAACGAGGGCGTTCGCGCTCCACCCGGCCGACCCACGCGGGCAGTTCGGTCTCGGCTACGCCCTCGGGCTCTCCCAGCACGCTACCGGCATCGTCGAGTCGCAGAGCCGTGACGCCACGGTTGGAGCGGGTGAGGACGACGTACACCCGTCAATTCTGCCGGGTGCGGCCGACACCGGCAGACCCAGCAGACCTCGTCAGCACTGGTTCTGCAGGAGCACGGGTGCGTCGAGCCGGTCGATCATGCCGTCGATCGATCGTGCCGAGGCGCCCCAGAAGTCGTACGATCCGAATTCCGGGTGGTCCCACGGCACATAGGTTCCCGATCCGATTTCGTAGGCCACCGACTGGATGAGTCCGAGATCGGTGGTAACCGGCTCCCCCACCTGCTCGGCAGGCAGCCCCGCGGCCACGTCGCCGACCGGGTCACCGACACTGGCTCCGCCGGGCGTCTCGACGGACAGGCCGGCCACCGTCGCGGCCGTGCTCTCGACCTCGAACAATTGACCTCGGGGCACCGAGTTCACGGGTATGCCATAGCGCAGTGCGAAGCCGTCCCACGAGACGACGTTCGCCTCGGGAACACAGTTGAGGTCTGACGGACGCACGGAGAGTTCGGGCTCCGATCCGAATGCGTCAGTCAGAATCGCGATTGCAGCCTGCGGGTCGGAGGAATAGAGCGCTGTGGCCACGGTCTCGTCGGACTCGTCGACGACGGTGAAACCCGTTGCGCTGATGTACACGGCTGCCGCCGCCGGTTCGGCGGACGCGGAGGGTGTCGGTGAGGCAGACGGTTCCGGGTCGGGAACGTCGACGGGTGCGCATCCCACGAGTGCGAATCCGGCGACAGCCACGAGGAGGACCGCCCGGATTCTCTGATTAATCGTCATGCCATCAGTGTAGGGGACCAGTCGTGCTAGCGGGCGAGAGACCTCCCGCAGCAGTTGTCGCGGACCGCGTGCGTCCGTGTCTGCTTCCGGCTGGGCGGCCACCACTGCCACCCGGAGCGGCTAAACGGCGTGCAGCAGCGAACCGTCTTTCTGCAGCACGTTCTTCTCGCCGGCCTCGATCGGCACGGCGAAACGGTTCTGCTTCGGCGGCATGGGGCAATTGAAGTTGTAGCTGAAGGCGCAGGGCGGCAGCACGGCGAGGTTGAAGTCGAGGGTGATCGTCCCGTCGGGGCGGGGTGCCACGAAGAGGAATCGTCCGACGCTGTAGGTGCTGTCGCCGTTCGTGGCGTCGGCGAACACGAGCTGCAGCGCCCGGCCCGACTTGAAGGCGGCCAGGTCGTAGTCGACGCCGTCCTTGGTGAAGGTGATCTCGCCCGGAACGACCTCGTCACGGGTGTTGCCGTCGTCCTTGAGGTGCTCGAAGCCGACGGTCTTGCCGCCGGGGATCTCGGTGAATTTCGCCGTCACGACCCACTCGGGGTTGTAGGGGAACGCGTCGATCGAACCGAACTTCTGAATGTCTTCGGAGTTCGCATCCCAGACGCGCAGGGCGTAGTTGCCCGCCTCACTGGCGATCACGAAGCCGGTCTTGCCCGCTCCGAAGTCGATGTCGCTTGGGGCATCCGAGTCTTTGCCGCGCACGACGGCCTCACCCTCGACGAGAACGCCGTCGACCGTGATGTTGTCGGTGGCGACCGCCGTGACCAGCAGGCCCGACTCGCCGGCGGGCAGCGGCGCCCAGGTCCCGGGAACGCCGTAGATGGTCTGCTCCGAATCGACCCACTGGGTGTTGACGAGGGCGAGGCTACCCTTGGGCTGCACCACACTCAGTTCACGACGCTTGTGGTAAGTCGCGAGCAGGGATTCCGGTGTGGGCGTAGTCGTGTCGGTCATTGGTCCATCCTTGTCGAGGTCTCAGACATAACCCAAAACGACACGACTTTATTGCAAGCCCCGGGACGCGCCGACGGGTCGTGTTAGCGTCGCCCCATGACCGACATGACTGACGACGAAAAACGTCGCGACCAGCTGCTGCGCCTCTCCGGATCGACCGAGGAAGACGCGGCCCCCCGCATCACCGTCGAGGAGACCGAAGACGGCGTGAAACGCATCGACATCGCCGAGACCGCCGCCGTGCGCCCGGGCGATCCCGAGAACAAGGAGTAGCTCTGGCGACGGCCGGTCAGCGCAGGAGGCGCGATCCGTCGGTGGCACCGCGGCGCGAGACCCAGAGCACGCCGGCGGCGATGAGCGCTATCGCGGCCGCGATCGCCACGACGTAGATCGCGACGGAGAGGTAGCCCCCGTCGGACGTCACCGGGTTGAGGAAGGGATACGGGTACCAGTACTCGTTCCCGTAGATCACGTCGGTGACGAACGGCCCGCGCACGAGCGTGTAGACGACCCAGACGATCGGGTAGACGAGCACGAGCCAGATCTTCCGGGCGGCCAGCCGCGAGCGGCCAGGGGCGAGGATCCAGTCGATCAGCAGGTACAGCGGGGCGGCCACGTGCAGAATCTCGTTCGACCAGCCCACCGTCGAGCCCTGCGGCAGCTCGATGCCGCGCAGCAGCAGGTTGTACACGATTCCCGTGACGATCATGTAGCTCGTGACGCAGGCCCGGGCGAGCGTGAAGCCCTGACCGTCGGGTCCCTGCCGGACTATCAGCAGCACCGCTCCGATCGCCAGCACGACCGCCGAGGCGACGTTCGACTCGATGGTGAAGAAACTGAAGAAGTTGACGACCTGCGTGGTGGGGTCGGTGACACCGCTCTCGCGCCAGAAGCCGAGGCTGGCGCTCAACTGCGCGACGATGGCGACGGTGATCGCGACCACCACGGCGATCCTCAGGATGACGAACAGCGTTCTCACGGGCAGCCTCCCATTCGGCGTAGCGATATGGGCATCATCCTGACACGTCCCGACCGGGACGTCCCGGTCGGGTAATCGGGATAGCACGTCGTGTCGCGCTGGTCGAGGCCTTGGTGCCGCCCACCGCCGAACGTAGCCTGATCACTGTCATGCCGCACCTCCTTGTGAACCACGTGTCTTTCGGGCGTTCCCCCCGATCCGCCGGGCCGCTGACGACTCTCGCGGCGCAACTCTCGCCCTCGACGGTGGACGAGGCTCTGGATGCGGCCCCCCGCCTCGGCGCGCGGGCGCACTCCTCGGGAGCGGGCTCGACGACCGACCTCTGGGAGGCTTTCGCCACCCTGGCGGCACACGACCTCGGCGCGGCACGCGCCATCGAACCGCACCTCGACGCTCTCGCCATCCTCGAGCAGGCCGACGGAGTCGGGACCGCGGATGACACGGCGGCGGCACCCCGCACGTGGGGCGTCTTCGCCGCGGAGGGCGGCGACGATCCGCTCGTCGCGACGCGCGGCGACGACGGCTGGCGGCTGAGCGGCACGAAGCCGTGGTGCTCCCTCGCCGACCGGCTCGACCAAGCGCTGGTGAGCGCCCACGTCGACGGCGGCGCCCGCCGACTCTTCGCCGTAGATCTGGGCTCCCCCGGTGTGAACGTACTCGAGGACGCCTGGCACGCGCGCGGTCTCACCGAGATCCCGAGCGGTCCCGTGCGCTTCGACGCCGTCGCCGGCATCCCCGTGGGCGACGCCGGCTGGTACCTCTCCCGGCCGGGTTTCGCCTGGGGCGGCATCGGGGTCGCCGCCTGCTGGTTCGGCGGCGCGGTCGGCATCGCCCGCACCGTCTTCGCCGCGGCCCGCGACGACAAACCGTTCGCGGTCATGCACCTGGGGGCGATCGACGAGCTGCTCGAAGGCGCCCGGCGCGCGCTCGCCGAGGCCGCCGAACTCGTCGACGGACACGAGGAGACGGTCGACCCCGGCCTGCTCGCCGCCCGCGTGCGCTCCACGGTCGCCCGCGCCTGTGACGAAATCGTCGAACGCGCCGGTCGCGCGCTCGGGCCCGCACCGCTCGCCCTCGACGCCGAGCACGCCAAACGCGTCGCCGACCTGCAGCTCTACGTGCGCCAGCACCACGCGGAACGCGACCAGCACGCGCTCGGTAGCGCCCTGCTGCGACTGGAGGTCGCGCCGTGGTGACCTTCGACTCCTCCGTGCCGG is a window of Conyzicola nivalis DNA encoding:
- a CDS encoding beta-ketoacyl-ACP synthase III, producing the protein MSTPTLKQSTGAQFTRIYSYGAARGDLIVPNEELIGPIDSSDEWIQQRTGIVTRTRASHDLSATDLATTAALEAIEKSGVAPELIDLVIIATISNVRQTPSMAAVVADRVGANPAAAYDTNAACAGFSYAVTQADALIRSGAGHYALVVGAEKLSDVVDPTDRSISFLLGDGAGAVVIGPSDTPGIAAPVWGSDGSKADAVGMNSTLTQFRDGESEWPTLRQEGQTVFRWAVWDMAKVAKQALEAAGITSADLAAFIPHQANMRIIDEFAKQLGLPEHVVIGRDIATTGNTSAASIPLATHRLLAEHPELSGGLALQIGFGAGLVFGAQVIVLP
- a CDS encoding DUF3145 domain-containing protein, whose amino-acid sequence is MLFVHSAPRALCPHIEWAAGRALERAVNFSWADQPVLKGAQRTEFYWEGPVGTGAKIASALRGWEHLRFEVTEDASAGGDGGRWMHTPDLGIFFAQTDTVGNVVIPEDRLRYAMEIAGSNALELHRELRLALGQAWDDELEAFRHASSDSQVVWLHKVG
- a CDS encoding bifunctional 3'-5' exonuclease/DNA polymerase, producing the protein MYVVLTRSNRGVTALRLDDAGSVLGEPEGVAETELPAWVGRVERERPRWVWDDSTRWYPALLAAGVRVERCVDLRLSHQILRASTLTAASALANAPLGPWDNATPLAEKAPASGALFDFDVEPATDAPTDPVAEFALQREAVAGAAEPGRIGLLLAAESAGALIACEIKAAGLPVRADVHEGLLAELLGDRPRGSERPARLEELLERMRAILGTHDVNPDSPAELLKALRRGGLQVASTRSWELKEVNHPVVAPLLEYKKLSRLQTANGWNWLDTWVADGRFRPDYVPGGTATGRWGASGGGALQLPKQVRGAVVADPGWKLVVADAAQLEPRVLSALSADRAMAEAGRGDLYEGIVASGAVKTRAEAKVAMLGAMYGATAGDGGRLMPALTRAFPQAIAMVEGAARTGERGGTVTTRLGRSSPPPGEAWRELQEGASVQGASDALQRAARTQSRSWGRFTRNFIVQGTAAEWALCWMAGLRGRLWSLGTGQFADRPHLVFFLHDEVIVHTPAELADSVVDELRAAASEAGRLIFGGLPVDFPITTAVVDNYGQAK
- the fabF gene encoding beta-ketoacyl-ACP synthase II; its protein translation is MTKKIVVTGIGATSPLGGTAPESWAALLAGESGISTIEHEWVAKHELPVTFAGQAKVRPEEVLERQEVKRLDPSSQFALISAREAWKDAGLDDADIDPDRVGVDYSTGIGGLWTLLDAWDTLKEKGPRRVLPMTIPMLMPNAASAAISMNLAARAYARTDVSACASSTEAIANAYDHLQKGYADVVIAGGTEAVVHPLPIAAFAAMQALSKRNDDPATASRPYDTNRDGFVLGEGAGSIILETEEHALARGARIYAELAGGGVTSDSYHITAPDPEGAGAARAVYAALEQAGAGVDDVMHINAHATSTPVGDIAEYKALLAVFGERVHDIPVSATKAATGHLLGGTGALEAIFTILALHNRLAPPTINLTEQDPAILLDVVTSPRKLPAGPLLAISNSFGFGGHNSVVAFRSYDN
- a CDS encoding acyl-CoA dehydrogenase family protein, which codes for MSFGRSPRSAGPLTTLAAQLSPSTVDEALDAAPRLGARAHSSGAGSTTDLWEAFATLAAHDLGAARAIEPHLDALAILEQADGVGTADDTAAAPRTWGVFAAEGGDDPLVATRGDDGWRLSGTKPWCSLADRLDQALVSAHVDGGARRLFAVDLGSPGVNVLEDAWHARGLTEIPSGPVRFDAVAGIPVGDAGWYLSRPGFAWGGIGVAACWFGGAVGIARTVFAAARDDKPFAVMHLGAIDELLEGARRALAEAAELVDGHEETVDPGLLAARVRSTVARACDEIVERAGRALGPAPLALDAEHAKRVADLQLYVRQHHAERDQHALGSALLRLEVAPW
- a CDS encoding acyl carrier protein, coding for MALSTEEVLAGLAELVNDETGIATDSVELDKSFTDDLDIDSISMMTIVVNAEEKFDVKIPDEEVKNLKTVGDAVSFITAAQG
- a CDS encoding Pr6Pr family membrane protein, with product MRTLFVILRIAVVVAITVAIVAQLSASLGFWRESGVTDPTTQVVNFFSFFTIESNVASAVVLAIGAVLLIVRQGPDGQGFTLARACVTSYMIVTGIVYNLLLRGIELPQGSTVGWSNEILHVAAPLYLLIDWILAPGRSRLAARKIWLVLVYPIVWVVYTLVRGPFVTDVIYGNEYWYPYPFLNPVTSDGGYLSVAIYVVAIAAAIALIAAGVLWVSRRGATDGSRLLR
- a CDS encoding DUF1684 domain-containing protein is translated as MTDTTTPTPESLLATYHKRRELSVVQPKGSLALVNTQWVDSEQTIYGVPGTWAPLPAGESGLLVTAVATDNITVDGVLVEGEAVVRGKDSDAPSDIDFGAGKTGFVIASEAGNYALRVWDANSEDIQKFGSIDAFPYNPEWVVTAKFTEIPGGKTVGFEHLKDDGNTRDEVVPGEITFTKDGVDYDLAAFKSGRALQLVFADATNGDSTYSVGRFLFVAPRPDGTITLDFNLAVLPPCAFSYNFNCPMPPKQNRFAVPIEAGEKNVLQKDGSLLHAV